The following coding sequences are from one Fulvitalea axinellae window:
- a CDS encoding LamG domain-containing protein, which yields MRNIFLFCLVVTVIIFGGGQLRAQSSLLEEGLIGHYPLDGDAMDISGLGRHGTIKGNLTPMEDRFGNEAGAFYFDKTARIDLWGNGVIAPPRISVGAWFKREGGTSVLGATSHGFSLHLTSAGTIQVFFDVYGSEHRAHTFMTESRNYNDGGWHYVVLTYDGLKVSVYIDAEKVGQKILAEPSNFMSGHKMHIGWRDGYFQGGIDDVRYYNRALSQGEITELYSGELGASKVPFPNAWLRDSGSRLFYERGDVYIKNNDDEKTSNLTVAGKIEAREVKISVDAGEPIPDYVFRKDYALRTLDELKAYVDKHEHLPEVPSEAKIRKDGISSASFQLLLLKKIEELTLYAIEQEKDNKAQAEEIKALRTEGERVDRLEAELEALKEVVRSMAKSNIPKAKE from the coding sequence ATGAGAAATATATTTTTATTCTGCTTAGTCGTAACCGTTATAATTTTTGGTGGCGGGCAGTTAAGGGCGCAATCTTCTTTGTTGGAAGAGGGCCTGATAGGGCATTATCCTTTGGATGGTGACGCTATGGACATTAGCGGTTTGGGTAGACACGGTACCATCAAAGGTAATTTAACGCCTATGGAAGACCGGTTTGGGAATGAGGCAGGGGCGTTTTATTTTGATAAGACGGCTAGAATTGACTTATGGGGAAACGGAGTGATAGCTCCCCCAAGAATTAGTGTAGGCGCTTGGTTCAAGCGTGAGGGAGGGACGTCAGTATTGGGAGCTACTTCTCACGGATTTTCTCTTCATCTTACGTCTGCGGGAACAATTCAAGTGTTTTTTGATGTGTATGGCAGTGAACACCGAGCCCATACCTTTATGACTGAATCACGAAATTATAATGATGGAGGATGGCATTATGTAGTATTGACCTACGACGGATTAAAGGTATCTGTTTATATAGATGCGGAAAAAGTAGGGCAGAAGATATTGGCAGAACCAAGTAATTTTATGTCAGGGCATAAAATGCATATAGGTTGGCGTGACGGCTATTTTCAGGGTGGAATAGACGATGTACGTTATTATAATCGGGCTTTGAGTCAGGGCGAGATTACGGAATTGTACTCCGGGGAGTTGGGAGCCTCCAAGGTTCCTTTTCCAAACGCTTGGCTCCGGGATTCGGGCAGCAGGCTGTTTTATGAGCGTGGAGATGTCTATATCAAAAACAACGATGATGAAAAGACCTCCAATCTGACTGTCGCCGGGAAGATAGAAGCCCGGGAGGTGAAGATCAGTGTGGATGCGGGAGAGCCCATTCCGGATTACGTGTTCCGGAAAGACTATGCCCTAAGGACGTTGGACGAATTGAAGGCCTATGTCGATAAACACGAACACTTGCCTGAAGTCCCTTCGGAGGCGAAGATACGGAAAGATGGGATCTCGAGCGCCTCGTTTCAATTGTTGTTGCTCAAAAAGATTGAGGAACTGACGCTTTACGCTATTGAGCAAGAGAAAGATAATAAGGCGCAAGCGGAAGAAATAAAAGCATTGAGAACGGAGGGAGAGAGAGTGGATCGTCTGGAAGCGGAATTGGAGGCGCTTAAAGAGGTTGTCCGAAGTATGGCAAAGAGTAATATACCCAAAGCGAAAGAGTAG
- a CDS encoding LamG domain-containing protein — protein sequence MSNRTRVYWPSLLFVLAMLFGVGNVSAQSSLLEEGLIGHYPLDGDASDISESENNGTVNKGEADFDRFGSLGKAMRFDGTNGHISIPDQDFLHFGNNDFTVSVWVKKLARNIGWSDVFGINAWRTGALSGENSWDLALGSAASNDRPQFRFESGENTCTASSGRSLYLRQWHLLTGVREGESLKLYIDGELVASQYVGDKSPNSHPGPIIIGNNRDLSHPTHAVFDDLRLYNRALGAEEALELYNVGNYSQVKENELYNGLVGHYPLDGNAYDLSVLGLDGMLDVGELWEDRFGREGRAIRFNGKTGGLEVPDHPAHRFGAKDFSVNIWVKKLAPNIGWSDVFGINRWDTGARRGTNEWGISLGSGSTSDVPRLAVERDKTFLYAGAQEPMEMETWYMLTGLRRGNYLEFYVNGELKASTDIGPEPFNDNPGPLMVGTNRERSHPTDAVFDDLRLYGKALRASEILDLYREEPVCRAVASGYWTDASTWALGKVPEPGDGVTVEGHTVRLKTAGHCDRLEIKTGGKLVIEDRGILFGKEEVRIGQGSEAETELTVEEGGRIRVTGEPVKKVLAYEKDFSENVAGWTEMVYDEGLKCARIPKDWTLCFKSGFMALPTEAKCLSVRITVYTHSETGVDLNQKAWFFKGNHPNREFIGQISKVRRDIEGGDVDVFDFSFPEGCEKFQCALSSGRSEDVLIRKVKIEFLVQGQEGGS from the coding sequence GTGAGTAATAGAACCAGAGTTTATTGGCCAAGCCTACTTTTTGTTTTGGCCATGCTTTTTGGGGTAGGGAATGTTTCGGCGCAATCTTCTTTGTTGGAAGAGGGCCTGATAGGGCATTATCCTTTGGATGGCGACGCATCGGATATTTCGGAGTCCGAAAATAACGGAACAGTCAATAAGGGGGAAGCTGATTTTGACCGTTTCGGATCGCTTGGAAAAGCGATGCGTTTTGACGGTACGAATGGGCATATCAGTATACCGGACCAAGATTTTCTTCATTTCGGTAACAATGATTTTACCGTTAGCGTTTGGGTGAAAAAATTAGCAAGAAATATAGGGTGGAGCGATGTATTCGGGATTAACGCATGGCGTACAGGGGCCCTGTCGGGCGAGAATTCCTGGGATTTGGCTTTAGGGTCTGCCGCGTCAAATGATCGCCCCCAATTCAGGTTTGAAAGCGGTGAAAACACTTGTACCGCAAGTTCTGGACGCTCCTTATACCTTCGGCAATGGCATTTATTGACAGGAGTTAGGGAGGGAGAAAGTCTGAAACTTTATATAGACGGGGAATTGGTGGCCTCACAGTATGTAGGAGACAAGTCTCCGAACAGCCATCCGGGCCCGATCATAATCGGAAATAACAGGGACCTGAGCCACCCGACACACGCCGTATTCGACGACTTGCGACTGTATAACCGGGCTTTGGGAGCGGAAGAGGCTCTGGAGTTATATAATGTAGGCAATTATAGTCAGGTTAAAGAGAATGAGCTTTATAATGGGCTGGTTGGACATTATCCTTTGGACGGAAACGCTTATGACCTTTCCGTATTGGGCCTAGATGGTATGTTGGACGTTGGGGAGCTTTGGGAAGACCGTTTCGGGAGGGAAGGTAGAGCAATCCGTTTCAACGGAAAAACGGGTGGTTTGGAAGTTCCTGATCACCCGGCGCACAGGTTCGGGGCAAAAGATTTCAGCGTTAATATTTGGGTTAAGAAATTGGCTCCCAATATAGGGTGGAGCGATGTGTTCGGAATTAACCGCTGGGATACCGGCGCCCGTAGGGGAACAAATGAATGGGGTATCAGTTTGGGAAGCGGATCCACGAGTGATGTGCCTCGACTCGCCGTAGAGCGGGATAAGACATTTTTATACGCTGGTGCCCAAGAGCCTATGGAAATGGAAACTTGGTATATGCTTACCGGGCTGCGACGGGGCAATTATTTGGAGTTTTACGTTAACGGGGAGCTAAAAGCCAGTACGGATATTGGCCCGGAACCTTTTAACGATAATCCGGGACCTTTGATGGTCGGGACAAACCGGGAAAGGTCGCATCCGACCGACGCCGTGTTTGACGATTTGCGCCTGTACGGCAAAGCCTTGCGGGCTTCGGAGATATTGGATCTTTACAGAGAGGAACCGGTTTGCCGGGCCGTAGCTTCCGGATATTGGACTGACGCTTCGACTTGGGCTTTGGGAAAAGTGCCTGAACCCGGCGACGGAGTAACGGTGGAAGGTCATACGGTCCGCCTGAAGACGGCGGGGCATTGCGACCGTCTGGAAATCAAGACTGGAGGAAAATTGGTTATTGAGGACCGGGGCATTTTGTTCGGCAAGGAAGAAGTACGGATCGGACAAGGGAGTGAAGCGGAAACCGAGCTTACGGTGGAAGAAGGCGGAAGAATACGGGTGACAGGTGAACCGGTGAAGAAAGTATTGGCTTACGAAAAGGATTTTTCAGAGAATGTAGCGGGGTGGACAGAGATGGTTTATGACGAGGGGCTGAAGTGCGCGAGAATTCCTAAAGACTGGACTCTTTGTTTTAAATCGGGTTTCATGGCCCTACCAACCGAGGCTAAGTGCCTTTCGGTTAGGATTACCGTTTACACACATTCCGAAACAGGCGTAGACCTTAATCAAAAGGCTTGGTTTTTTAAGGGTAACCATCCCAACCGAGAGTTTATAGGCCAGATATCTAAGGTAAGAAGGGATATCGAAGGCGGTGATGTTGACGTTTTTGATTTTTCATTTCCCGAAGGGTGTGAGAAATTTCAGTGCGCACTTTCAAGCGGTAGGTCTGAAGACGTGCTGATCCGAAAAGTTAAGATTGAGTTTTTGGTCCAAGGGCAAGAAGGTGGCTCTTGA
- a CDS encoding LamG-like jellyroll fold domain-containing protein yields MSRIVFIFQVCLLGSLFSVIDLLAHPLVLSKEGDDRKWAYRFDGESSIDLDFGGSKPWSYGLRIRADGDQNGYQVLVGKMGVTDSNGFGLYLSEGNLVAKAGDKVSVSVPFGAGSWKHIFVSSSVEPKTEGPNPGTLKLYIDGVLAGEASGNILAPETPWFIGCGQGGGDTPTKGAYFYGRAKDIRFYGRELGPTEISSINGNPLYQPSDALESLLAHYKCEEGTGHWALDASGKGKHARVWLTNEENFHYEGGDIPVSFMASEGFRRYDPIEARHGDLEHSVLIFRTSTTGDSPNIIKDIIPNQDIVKNGHRFRFDALGDRKARIRTVSVSEDNHVTNSGFAISMFRFDRPVYKWLSYRVYGFLDYLNEDQEQSISLRLSTPNPWGHKTPIVYGNSKLGEITHLSFDEKVYPAKQYDKSGYLSFFQARNGTLEDYSMWAVSPVRIPVNSIHSEDDALGNAIVFSVPVFTETTKRLRTIPVDSMMEIIPESSADKYLVSVTDSQGKELFYWMYLTVNSYSTSAL; encoded by the coding sequence ATGTCTAGGATCGTATTTATTTTTCAAGTTTGTCTTTTAGGGAGCTTATTTTCAGTTATAGATCTATTGGCTCATCCGCTGGTTTTATCCAAGGAAGGAGATGACCGGAAATGGGCATACCGTTTTGACGGAGAAAGCTCAATAGATCTGGATTTCGGAGGTTCGAAGCCTTGGTCATATGGCCTGCGGATTCGTGCCGACGGAGACCAGAACGGATATCAGGTGCTGGTTGGGAAAATGGGAGTAACTGACTCCAATGGCTTTGGGCTGTATCTGTCGGAGGGGAATTTGGTAGCTAAGGCGGGCGATAAGGTTTCGGTCTCCGTTCCTTTCGGCGCGGGGTCTTGGAAACATATTTTCGTAAGCTCTTCGGTGGAACCGAAAACCGAAGGCCCCAACCCAGGCACCTTAAAACTGTATATTGACGGTGTCTTGGCTGGTGAAGCCTCCGGTAATATTCTGGCACCGGAAACGCCTTGGTTTATCGGTTGTGGACAAGGGGGAGGAGATACTCCTACAAAAGGGGCCTACTTTTATGGACGGGCAAAAGATATCCGGTTTTACGGCAGAGAACTGGGCCCCACCGAGATATCAAGTATTAATGGCAATCCACTGTATCAACCCAGCGATGCTTTGGAAAGCCTTTTGGCTCATTATAAATGCGAGGAGGGAACAGGGCATTGGGCGTTGGACGCTTCGGGAAAGGGAAAACACGCAAGGGTATGGTTAACCAATGAGGAGAATTTCCATTATGAGGGAGGTGATATTCCCGTATCGTTTATGGCCTCGGAAGGTTTTAGGCGATATGATCCGATTGAGGCTAGGCATGGCGACTTAGAGCATAGTGTGTTGATTTTTCGTACGTCGACTACAGGTGACAGCCCGAATATAATCAAGGACATTATTCCCAATCAAGATATAGTAAAAAATGGTCACCGCTTTCGCTTTGATGCTTTGGGGGATCGTAAAGCCCGAATAAGAACTGTTTCCGTTTCGGAAGATAATCATGTCACCAATTCTGGCTTTGCCATATCTATGTTTCGTTTTGATCGACCTGTGTATAAATGGTTGTCATATAGGGTTTACGGTTTTTTGGACTATCTGAATGAAGATCAAGAACAATCTATCTCATTACGATTGTCTACTCCAAATCCTTGGGGACATAAAACCCCTATAGTTTATGGAAACTCTAAACTGGGAGAAATCACGCATTTGTCTTTCGATGAAAAGGTTTACCCTGCCAAACAATACGATAAAAGCGGGTATCTGAGTTTTTTTCAGGCCCGCAACGGAACCTTGGAGGATTATTCCATGTGGGCGGTCTCGCCTGTACGAATTCCGGTTAATTCAATTCACTCTGAAGATGATGCCTTAGGTAATGCCATTGTTTTTTCCGTACCGGTATTTACAGAGACTACTAAAAGATTGCGAACAATACCTGTTGATAGTATGATGGAAATTATACCCGAATCGTCGGCTGATAAGTATTTAGTTTCAGTAACTGACTCACAAGGTAAAGAACTATTTTACTGGATGTATTTAACAGTGAATAGTTATTCAACTTCAGCATTATGA
- a CDS encoding replication initiation protein codes for MTGTTPQIRDYRIVKSNKVVNSKTLFTATQQKIVALGLYKLRNNPEQYEDIVVYLSEVTADADKRGGGYYERIKEGAKGLTGSSIQIENEDGSWESLSFVTHVQGKKGQGYILISFHKRVLPLLVNMQKEFTQYRYGFIYRMQSCYSIRIYELMIQYYPNIKHRSFTVERFRLLMNLERKYKKFADFRKNVLDVALKEINALTDINLSYKLKKRGRAFSEIEFVIRANSALTAIKKDRPPKPKTLELFPPQEENPVRDTNQTQESLELLPVEKEERSTVLSPVLYTRLSGKYGTEYLDFVIDKVIQKENVKSVPAYVNQALLKDYYKEDFREILTKRERVAEKRRKEEEKAKQKELADKISKAYNDFTLTLVEKYAHFVTEDDIHDFIKENSSNVFLKKYGRTLLDGKEDPKALYSLTMWFVRKYADELFPDDNDAFLVDFDNFTETYTKKTIHAPQKD; via the coding sequence ATGACCGGAACCACTCCCCAAATACGGGATTACCGAATTGTCAAATCAAACAAGGTAGTCAACTCCAAAACCCTCTTTACGGCCACACAGCAAAAGATAGTCGCGTTGGGCTTGTACAAGCTCCGCAACAATCCCGAACAGTACGAGGATATCGTCGTATACCTCTCCGAAGTCACCGCGGACGCCGACAAAAGGGGAGGAGGCTACTACGAGCGTATCAAGGAAGGGGCGAAGGGTCTTACTGGATCCTCCATCCAGATAGAAAACGAGGACGGCTCCTGGGAATCCCTCTCTTTCGTAACCCACGTTCAGGGCAAAAAAGGCCAAGGCTATATCCTTATCTCTTTCCACAAGCGGGTTCTCCCCCTGCTAGTCAATATGCAGAAAGAGTTTACTCAGTACCGTTACGGGTTTATTTACCGGATGCAGAGTTGCTACTCCATCCGTATCTACGAGCTGATGATCCAGTATTATCCCAATATCAAGCACCGTAGCTTTACCGTTGAGCGATTTCGCCTGCTTATGAACCTTGAGCGCAAATACAAAAAATTCGCCGATTTCCGGAAAAACGTTCTGGACGTGGCCCTCAAGGAGATTAACGCCCTTACCGACATCAACCTATCCTACAAGCTCAAGAAAAGGGGGAGGGCGTTCTCCGAAATTGAGTTCGTCATCCGCGCCAACAGCGCCCTGACGGCCATCAAAAAGGACAGGCCCCCAAAACCGAAGACCCTTGAACTTTTCCCGCCCCAAGAAGAGAATCCTGTTCGGGACACCAACCAAACCCAAGAGTCTCTCGAGCTCTTGCCTGTAGAAAAAGAAGAAAGAAGTACCGTCCTAAGCCCGGTACTATATACTCGCCTTTCCGGGAAATACGGCACCGAGTACCTTGATTTTGTCATCGACAAAGTTATCCAAAAGGAAAACGTTAAGTCAGTGCCCGCTTATGTCAACCAAGCCTTGCTCAAGGACTATTACAAGGAAGACTTCAGGGAGATCCTGACGAAACGGGAGCGCGTGGCCGAAAAAAGACGCAAAGAGGAAGAGAAAGCGAAGCAAAAAGAACTCGCCGACAAAATCAGCAAAGCCTACAACGACTTCACCCTGACCTTGGTGGAAAAATACGCCCACTTCGTCACCGAAGACGATATCCATGATTTTATCAAAGAAAATTCCTCCAACGTATTCCTGAAAAAATATGGAAGGACCCTGCTTGACGGCAAAGAGGATCCAAAAGCACTGTATTCGCTGACAATGTGGTTCGTCCGCAAATACGCCGACGAACTCTTCCCCGACGACAACGACGCCTTCCTGGTCGACTTCGACAATTTCACCGAAACATACACCAAGAAAACCATCCATGCCCCCCAAAAAGATTAA
- a CDS encoding ATP-binding protein, with the protein MKLPIGIQDFRTLRTEGYLYVDKTRQLHRLIGSSKYIFVSRPRRFGKSLLVSTLKELFSGSEELFRDLWIADRVDWSGIASPVIYIDFNRLDYRGQSLQIALARQMDNCAASFGLELRSESPKDKFNELLETLAKTKGKAVVLVDEYDKPITDFLGDTEAMKTNVDTLKNFYATLKSQDANIRFALLTGVSKYGKVSIFSDLNNLDDITLEEDYADIAGYTQREIEDNFGEWIDRVAEKRKMPRAEVMRNMKDWYNGYAWAEGQGIYNPFSILNFFKKARFDNYWFSTGTPTFLTKALTDARIPAYELESVYGSDTLLDSADIQHVDLYSLLFQTGYLTVKERQDMPGGHVSYRLSYPNKEVRHSFLRYVLAEYMGGPVTQTESNVSLKATRALLAQDLETFFEVLRTVFETVPYSITANRESYFHAITHVVLSLTGMQVYSEAQTAQGRIDAVLEAPDAFYVFEFKLDASARQALDQIRDRQYYARYANTGKKSVLIGVNFSTETRNIQEWEARTVLG; encoded by the coding sequence ATGAAACTACCCATAGGTATACAAGATTTCAGAACCCTCCGTACCGAAGGGTACCTCTACGTCGACAAAACAAGACAGCTCCACCGGCTTATCGGATCAAGCAAATACATCTTCGTTTCCAGACCCCGCCGTTTCGGAAAATCCCTTCTTGTCAGCACGCTCAAAGAACTCTTCTCAGGATCCGAAGAACTCTTCCGTGACCTCTGGATCGCCGACCGTGTCGATTGGTCAGGGATTGCGTCCCCGGTTATCTATATCGATTTCAACAGGCTCGACTACCGGGGCCAAAGCCTGCAAATTGCCTTGGCCCGTCAGATGGACAACTGCGCGGCCTCCTTCGGCCTGGAACTGCGAAGCGAAAGCCCCAAGGACAAATTCAACGAACTGCTCGAGACCCTGGCGAAAACAAAAGGAAAGGCCGTTGTCTTGGTCGACGAATATGACAAGCCCATAACCGATTTTCTGGGCGACACGGAGGCGATGAAAACGAACGTGGACACGCTCAAAAATTTCTACGCCACCCTTAAGTCCCAAGACGCCAATATCCGTTTCGCCCTGCTTACAGGTGTCTCCAAATACGGAAAAGTCTCCATCTTCTCCGACCTCAACAACCTCGATGATATCACCCTTGAGGAAGACTACGCCGACATCGCTGGCTATACCCAGCGGGAGATCGAAGATAATTTCGGGGAATGGATAGACAGAGTGGCCGAAAAAAGAAAAATGCCCCGCGCCGAAGTGATGCGGAACATGAAAGACTGGTACAACGGATACGCCTGGGCCGAAGGGCAGGGGATATACAATCCCTTCTCCATCCTGAACTTCTTCAAAAAAGCGCGCTTCGACAATTATTGGTTTTCCACCGGAACCCCCACGTTCCTCACCAAAGCCCTTACCGACGCCCGCATTCCCGCCTACGAGCTAGAGTCCGTATACGGTTCGGATACCCTGCTCGACAGCGCCGACATCCAGCACGTGGACCTCTACTCGCTCCTTTTCCAAACCGGATACCTGACCGTCAAGGAAAGGCAGGATATGCCCGGTGGGCACGTTTCATACCGGCTTTCTTATCCCAACAAGGAAGTGCGCCACTCCTTCCTGCGCTATGTCCTGGCCGAATATATGGGAGGCCCCGTCACCCAAACCGAAAGTAACGTAAGCCTCAAGGCTACCCGGGCCCTGCTGGCGCAAGACCTCGAAACCTTTTTCGAAGTGCTGAGAACCGTATTCGAAACGGTTCCGTATTCCATCACCGCCAATAGGGAGTCATACTTCCACGCCATTACGCACGTGGTATTGAGTCTCACGGGGATGCAGGTCTATTCCGAAGCCCAAACCGCCCAAGGTCGCATAGACGCCGTCTTGGAGGCTCCTGACGCGTTCTACGTCTTCGAGTTCAAGCTCGACGCCAGCGCCCGCCAAGCCCTCGACCAGATACGGGACCGACAATACTACGCCCGCTACGCCAACACCGGCAAAAAATCCGTCCTGATAGGCGTCAACTTCTCCACCGAAACCCGGAATATCCAAGAGTGGGAAGCGCGTACGGTTTTGGGATAA
- a CDS encoding ParA family protein yields MSAKIISVLNHKGGSAKTETVFNLAAALRLAGHRVLMVDLDSQSNLTESCGLFIEEGEYDITHSIVRNLPLQALSFDNLPDLLPSSIDLATAHGHFSNNIVGYFRLRDILSTIREQYDYIVIDNSPSLDFLAINSLNAADEVIIPVECKPKGLRGISAVINLIDSIQSTTNEKLRLSHILLTRKDNTALSKQTEEFLREQYGKLVAKSGIPSNVSVPEASAAGISVMEYAPQSKGAEAYEAFAKEVDKVGLGV; encoded by the coding sequence ATGAGTGCGAAGATTATCTCGGTGCTGAACCACAAGGGCGGGTCGGCCAAAACCGAAACGGTATTTAATCTGGCGGCCGCCTTGCGCTTGGCCGGTCACCGGGTGTTGATGGTGGATCTGGATTCGCAGTCGAACCTGACGGAGTCTTGCGGTCTGTTTATCGAGGAGGGCGAGTACGACATCACGCACAGTATCGTGCGGAACTTGCCTTTGCAGGCTTTGTCTTTTGACAACCTTCCGGACCTGTTGCCGTCGAGTATCGATTTGGCTACGGCGCACGGACATTTCTCGAACAATATCGTTGGGTATTTCCGTCTGCGGGATATTCTCTCTACAATCCGTGAGCAGTACGATTATATCGTGATCGACAATTCGCCTTCGCTGGACTTCTTGGCCATCAACAGCCTTAACGCCGCGGACGAGGTTATTATTCCTGTGGAATGCAAACCGAAGGGGTTGAGGGGCATTTCGGCGGTGATCAACCTGATCGACAGTATTCAGTCAACAACGAACGAAAAGCTGAGGCTGAGCCATATTTTGCTTACGCGCAAGGACAATACGGCGCTAAGCAAGCAGACGGAGGAGTTTCTGCGCGAGCAGTACGGTAAGCTAGTGGCCAAGAGCGGTATTCCTTCGAACGTGAGCGTTCCGGAGGCTTCGGCGGCGGGTATCAGCGTTATGGAGTACGCTCCGCAATCGAAAGGGGCCGAGGCTTATGAGGCTTTCGCGAAGGAAGTGGATAAGGTTGGTTTGGGTGTTTGA
- a CDS encoding IS630 family transposase, whose protein sequence is MDKNVPRSLCQVVQWAQENCSVTASCAVLSRLLRFAGFSYKRMRVSCSHQRDKVLFDFFKTEIQELKKMEDEGEIDLYSFDEMGVNLSPVVPYGWQKVGKTHRLSSMPGSNHTVVGFVNRKCDFHGFRIKGAATAETTVACINNFVDQIEKKTVVLIDNASIHKAKCVREKMGEWAEKGLFLQFIPAYSPELNFIERLWLEFKHRWLSKPNYFDSIEELTKAIDDVIRGIGTKYRINFE, encoded by the coding sequence GTGGATAAGAATGTCCCACGAAGCCTTTGTCAAGTGGTGCAATGGGCTCAAGAGAACTGTTCCGTTACCGCATCCTGCGCGGTCCTGTCCCGATTATTAAGGTTTGCTGGATTCAGTTACAAAAGAATGCGGGTCAGCTGTTCCCACCAACGGGACAAGGTGCTGTTCGATTTCTTTAAAACTGAGATACAGGAGCTTAAGAAGATGGAAGATGAAGGTGAAATAGATTTGTATTCGTTTGACGAAATGGGAGTGAACCTGTCACCGGTCGTTCCTTATGGATGGCAAAAGGTTGGAAAAACGCATCGGTTATCCAGTATGCCCGGCAGCAACCATACGGTTGTCGGTTTTGTGAATCGGAAATGCGATTTCCATGGATTCAGAATTAAGGGCGCGGCAACGGCTGAAACCACGGTTGCGTGCATTAATAATTTTGTCGATCAAATAGAGAAGAAAACGGTTGTCCTAATCGATAACGCAAGCATTCACAAAGCGAAATGCGTCAGAGAAAAAATGGGTGAATGGGCAGAAAAAGGCCTGTTCCTGCAATTTATACCGGCATATTCCCCCGAGCTTAATTTCATCGAGAGGCTTTGGCTCGAATTCAAGCATCGATGGCTTTCAAAGCCGAACTATTTTGATTCAATAGAAGAGCTGACAAAAGCCATCGATGATGTCATTAGAGGGATTGGGACAAAGTATCGAATTAATTTTGAATGA